The Terriglobus roseus region GGCACACCAAGACCAACGGCATTCGGAAACTCCGGGCAAGTCACTTTTACCGTAACGGATGAAGATCTGGCTTCTGGGGGCTCGCTAAACCTGACCGTATTTAATCCAGCACCAGCTGGTGGTACGTCGTCCGCTGCATCTGTTCCAGTGCTTTATCCGTTACCGAGTCTTGTTTCGCTTTCACCGTCTTCGGTGCCACAGGGTAATACCTCAGCTAAGACCATCACGGTTACTGGCACTAACTTTATGTCTGGTTCAGTAGCCATGGTGAATGGCAGTGCTCGGCCGACGAGTGTTCTGAACAATTCGCAACTGACATTTGACCTGAGTGTCGCAGACCAGGCGACGGCTGGCACAGTGAGTGTGACGATCACCAATCCCACACCGGGGGGTGGAACTTCATCTGCCGCGACATTGACGATTGCAAAATCGACTCCGAGCTCCGTTGTGTCTTCGGTCACGCCCACACAATTTGTGGTGAACACCGCGGCGAGCTTCACGGTCCAGGCAACAAATATCTCCGCATCGTCAGTCGTTAACTGGAACGGAACACCGCTGACGACGACTTACACCTCCTATACCGTGTCAAACGCCACGTATTACTATCTGGTCGCGACGCTACCGGCCAGCTTAGTTCCAGCCGTAGGTACTGCCTCCGTGACGGTGACTAATCCGACCTCTGCACCTTCCAATGCGATAACTGTACAGGTTGTGAATCCGCCGGTTCCAGTGCTAACAAGCATCGCACCCAACGGAACTCCCCTCGGTACTGGTACGACGGTGACTGTCACTGGCACTAGTTTTACTTCGAGTTCATCTGTCTTCTGGGACGGTGTTGCACAACCCACTACGTTTAAGAATTCCGCAACGTTGACTTTCCAAGTTGCGGCATCGCAGGTAACACTGCCGGGCAATCACCAGGTCACGGTCAGCACTCCGGCACCGGGCGGTGGAGCGTCAGCGCCGGCAGGATTTACCGCGTACATCTCGATTCCCACCAACGCGATGGTGAAGCATCCCACGAATGGTCTCCTGTACGTGTCTGTTCCAGGTTCGGCGGGACCGCCATATGGTAATACGGTCGTTTCAGTGGATCCAGCAACGGGGACGTTCGGAAAGCCCATTCTGGTGGGCAGTGAGCCGAACAAGCTGGCTATTTCGTCGGATGGCACCACGATGTGGGTTGGTTTGGATGGCGTAAGTGCTGTACAGAAGGTTGATCTAACGACGGGAACTCTTGGGATGCAGTTCTCATTGGGTGGCGGCGTGGGCACATACAGCTATACACCGGTCGTCCATGCTATTGCGGTGTTACCGGGAACTACCAATTCCGTTGCGATCAGCGCGTTGGCGAGCCCGTATCTCTACGAAGACTATTTAACGATCTATGACAACGGCGTTGCACGCACGAACAACGCACTGCTTTCCACCGTCGGCACCATGCCGGCGATTGCAGTTGATCCGTCGCAGTCGTTGTTGTATGCGACAAGCTATGAATCTGGTTACCAGGTGTTCTCGTATGACTCCACTGGTCTGCATCATCAGGCGGGCGATAGCGGGACAGCTGTGCTCGACGGCAACTATGGTTCAGCTTTGCAAATTGATAGGGGACGGGCCTATCTGAATCTTGGCAAAGTGCTGAATTCCGCGGACGGAACGCTATTGGGCACGTTTTACAGCGCAGGCACTACGGTGGCGGTAGGTCCCATTGTGTCTGACAGTGCACAAGGCAAGGTGTTTATTCTGAATGTCCCGCCAACGTATTACTACGGGACTCCGGTTACGGCGACGATCCAGGCTTTCCGCCAATCAGACTTTACCGCTATTGCCAACGCTTCGATCCCGATGGGCGGTGCAATGGTAGGAACGAAGTATGGCGGGGGAGGTTCCTCAGTAACTGCGTTCAATGCAAGCAACGGTATCGATACGTTAGTGCGGTGGGGCAGTAACGGATTGGCATTCCGGGCAGCGAATGGTATCTTCAGCGTTCGCTCGAACGTGGTGCAGGACCTTAGCAACACTAATGCAGATCTGGCAGTTGCAGTTAACACGCCAGCCAGCGCGACCACAGGGACCAGCTATACCGCAACCATTAACGTAACCAACAATGGTCCATCGGCGGCAACGGCTGTTGCGCTGTCCGGAGTCCTGCCGACGAATGCATTGCAGGTATCCACATCCAGCTCTGTTGGTAACTGCACGGCGGTTAACACGCTCACGTGCAGCCTCGGCAATCTGGCATCTGGCGCCAGCGCAACCATCACGGTGGTGCTGAAAGGTACTGATAACGGCAGTGCAACGATTGCAGCGAATGTGCAGGCCGGGGAGAACGACCCGACGTCTTCAAACAACAGCGCCAGCGCTTCTACCACTCTGTCGGGAGGAACGTATGCTGCTGTACCAAGGATTGGTGCCATCGCGCCGAACGCTGCTGCCCTGGGCTCGGATGACGTTACTGTCACAGTGTCGGGAGCAGGGTTTATCAGTGGTTCGGTGGTGAACTGGAATGGCACCGCACTGAACACGTCGGTAGTCAGCAGCACACAACTTAAGGCAACGGTACCGGCCGCGTCGTTGAAGACGCTAAGCTGGGCATCGATTACTGTGTCTACTCCAGCACCGGGTGGCGGCCTCAGCGCAGCGCTACCGTTCACGGTTTACAACGTGTTGAAGTTAACCGCAAATCGAATTGCAGTGGAGCCCTTTACCGGGAAGCTGTATGCGACAGTCAACTCGGCAGCTACGGAAACCACGGGTAATTCTCTGGTTACAGTAGACCCTGTCGGCGGTACGTTCTCAACGGGTATCAGCATAGGCAGCCAGCCCACGAAGATGGCATTCACGGATAGCGGTAACTACATGTATGTTCTGCAGACCGGTGCAACCTCCGTGGGCCGCTATAACCTGCAAACTAAGACGCTGGATTTCTCCTTCCCGGTATCTACTACGGACGGTACTAGCAGCGCCGGATATACGCCACGCGATCTGGCTGTGGTCCCAGGATCAGAGACGAGCCTCTCGGTCGATCTAGGCTCATGGCCTGGCATTGCGATGTATGACGTGAATCCAACGAGCCACACTGCGACAACGCGAACAGGAACGTACGGGCAAAATGCAACGGGTCCATACACAGGTTCAAGTTTGCAATTCCTGAACAGCAACACCATGTTCAGCTTCAACATTGACACTACTGGTGGCACGTTGAACAAGTTCTCTGTCGCGTCTACCGGGCTGGTGGGTTCTTCTCAGCAGCAATATACTCTCAACAGCTTTAACTCGTTCAGCTTGAAAAACGGGATTGGCTATGCCAATGCAGGTGGTGTGGCGAACCTAGGTCTGCCGATGCCTGCTTCACTGGGTGTGTTCCTGCACACCGCGTCGAACATAACTGCGAGTACGACCTCAACATCTAGCCAGTTAACCGCGCCAGATCCGTCGCTAGGTCGTTCTTTCTTTGCGTTGACCACCGCGCAGGGATCTGCGCCAACGCAGCAGACGTTCTATGCCTTCGATCAGAAGTCTTACCAGCAGACGGATGCACTCACCACCACGGTTACAGGATCAACCGCGACGTCGAGTTCCATCACGGATGTGGACTTTGTCCGATGGGGACAGGACGGCCTCGCCTTATTACAGTCGGACGGCTACATTGTTTTTCTGCGTGGCCCGTTTGTTGTACCCGGCCTGATGTGGCAGAATGCAGCGGCCACTCTTACTTCTGCCTCCAGTAATATGCTGACGCATGGTAGTGGCAATGTCACGCTAACGTTTACCGGTACCGGTTTCCTGCCAGGTATGGCAGTGCTCTGGAACGGAAGTTATCGCACCACAACGTTGGTCGACTCAACACATGCGGCGGTAGCCATTCCAGCGTCGGACCTGGCAAGTGCTGGCTCGGCAACGGTGACTGCCGTGAATCCCGGTGCATCTGCTTCCACGGGACTTACGATCACCATTCAGTAACACGGAAGCAAAATACAGAGGCCCGGCAATCTTTGCCGGGCCTCTGTACGTTCAGTCTTTTTTCCAACGCTCCACCTTACTGAGTGCGCAAAGCAGCCATGGGGTCGATTTGTGAGGCTCGTCTTGCTGGCAGATAGCCTGCGAGGAGGGCTACTGCGAGCAGCAGTATGAGTGTTGCGGTGAAGGTGGTTGCATCTGTTGGTTGGGTTCCGTAGAGCATGGCGCTGATGCTTTGCGCGACGATGAAGGATGCGATGGAGCCCACGATGATGCCGATGGCGGCGAGTTGTAGAGTTCTGCCGATGATGCCGCGCAGCACCACGTCGCGTGATGCGCCGAGAGCCATGCGGATGCCGATCTCTTGTGTTTTACGCGTGACGGAGTACGAGATGACGCCGTAGATGCCGAGGCAGGCGAGGATTAATCCTGTTCCTGCGAATGCTGCGACGAGGATTGCGAAGAAGCGCCGCGGTGAAGTGGAGTGATCCACGAATTCCTGCAAGGGGCGCAGTTGCATGGCGGGTTGGCCGGGGTTCAGTTTGCGCAGGGTTTGCATGATGGTGGCGCCGAGTGTGTCTGCGGGTAACGTGCTGCGCACAACGAGTTCTGCTCCGTCTTCTCCCCAGCCCTGCGTGAGCGGAAGGTAGAGTTGCCATGCGGAACTGGCTTCTACGTCCGTCTCGTGAATGTCTGAGACAACTCCCACGATGCGTATTTCCTTATCGCCCTGCATTACTTTGTGATCGATTGCGTCGCCGTTGGGGAAGAGGAATCGTGCGGCTTTTTCGTTGATAATGGCGACGTTTTCGCTGGTCGAATTGTCGGTCCAGGCGATGTCGCGTCCGCGAAGATGCATGCCCATGGTTTTCACATAGCCGGGCGTGACGATGTAAATGAACGTGGGTTGTAGCTCATGCGGTTTGTAATCTACGCCCTTGATGCGTGGCGCTCCCCACGTGCGATTGCGTGCCAACGGAAGATTGTCTGAGAGGCCAACGCTTTGTATGCCGGGTATGTTTGAGACTTCGTTGAGCATGTTGCGATAGAAGGCGTAGCGAGGTTCATCCTTCAGATTGGGGACGTCGACTGAGATGGCTGCGGCTTGCGTGGGCCGATAGCCGAGATCGACGTCCATGACGTGCAGGAAGCTGCGCAGTAGAAGGCCCGCGCTTATGATGAGCACGCACGCCAGAGCGATTTCGCTGACGACCAATGTGTTGCGCAGACGATCGTGCGAACGGCCTTCACTGGTGCCGGGGCCGCTGTCTTTCAGTTGCGATTGCAGATCGCCGCCAGTGACGCGAAGGCTTGGCATGACGCCGAAGAGCAGCGTCGCACCGAAGGCAAGCACTAGCGTCCACAGTAGGGACGAGGTGTCGATACGCAGTTCTGAGAGTAGCGGAAGTGCGACGGAGCCTTGATGTGCGAGCCACTGCACGATGATTGCTGCGAGTCCGATGCCGAGCAGAGCTCCGAAGAATGAGAGTAGAGCACTCTCTGTAAGGAGTTGGCGGATCAGGCGGCCGCGACTGGCACCGAGAGCGAAGCGCAATGAAAACTCTTTGCTACGCGTGGCTGCGCGACCCAACAGAAGGTTGGAGAGATTGACGCAGACGATGAGCAGAATCATTGCAACAGCGCCCCACAGCATATAGAGCGAACGGCGTATCTGGCCTGCTACATGTTCTTTAATCGGCGTTGCGACGGTGGGGCCGTAGTCGCCTTTGGAGTTGGGATACTTCTTGTTGTTGTAGAACTGCGGAAACAGGATCGCTGCTTCTGAGCTGGCCTGTTGTACGGTCACGCCGGGTTTCAGGCGCGCAATGAATGTGATGATGTTGCCCCAGTTGCGACCCATGTCGAGACTGAATGGGCTGAGGACATCCACGCGTGTGCCTGGCGAGAAGGTTGCGCCAAAATCAAAGCTCTGCGGTAGGACTCCAACGATGGTCAGTGGCTTGTCGTCGACGGAGATTGCTTTGCCCACGATGTTGGGATCGCCCTGAAAGTGAGTCTTCCAGAAAGCATGTGAGAGCAGTGCGACGGCGGGCGCATTCATCTTGCCTTCGCCGGGTAGGAAGTTGCGACCGAGTTCGGGCTTGATGCCGAGCACATCCAGAAAGTTTGGAACTACGCCGATGCCCGTGATGGGCTGCGGTATGCCGTTGCCCGTGAGCTTCATGTTGTTGGGCGACGAGAATGCGAAGTAGCCGGTGATGCCGTCGTACGAACGGTTCATTGCAACAAGATCGTCGTATGCGTCTGAGGAGTACGTAGAGCCTGAGAGACCGCCGGCTTTCTTTGCAGGCTCAAGCCAGACAAGTTGTTGCGGATCCTTGAACGGCAGCGGCCGTAGAAGGATGGTGTTGACGAGGCTGAAGACGGCAACGTTGGCACCAATACCCAGCGCGAGGATCAGGATGGAGACGATTGCAAAGCCACGGTCGCGACTGAGAGAGCGCAGACCAAAGCGCAGGTCCTGCTGAAGGACGCCGAACCATGAGCGCGGATGTGCGCCTGCCGATTGTTCGCGTGCGGCTTCCATGCTGCCGAACTCAATGCCTGCCTGACGACGTGCTTCTTCTGGCAACATGCCGGATGCGATTTTGCTTTCGATGGACTGTTCCATGTGCGTGCGAAGCTCCTCGTCGAGGTCGTTAGC contains the following coding sequences:
- a CDS encoding beta strand repeat-containing protein, whose protein sequence is MTSLNLRLRCLLSLLLVVFLQGCAGGGSGSGSNPSGGTTTPTQTTLTVTGISPTKIQAGASDLTLTITGTGFQQSTQLQLAGATVTSAYVSGTQMTALVPAKSLTNGALLTVVAMNGSTTSSSPANALSLEVDNPVPQVTGFSPSSLMAAAGSSTMSLSGSGFVPSSVVQINGTPRPTAFGNSGQVTFTVTDEDLASGGSLNLTVFNPAPAGGTSSAASVPVLYPLPSLVSLSPSSVPQGNTSAKTITVTGTNFMSGSVAMVNGSARPTSVLNNSQLTFDLSVADQATAGTVSVTITNPTPGGGTSSAATLTIAKSTPSSVVSSVTPTQFVVNTAASFTVQATNISASSVVNWNGTPLTTTYTSYTVSNATYYYLVATLPASLVPAVGTASVTVTNPTSAPSNAITVQVVNPPVPVLTSIAPNGTPLGTGTTVTVTGTSFTSSSSVFWDGVAQPTTFKNSATLTFQVAASQVTLPGNHQVTVSTPAPGGGASAPAGFTAYISIPTNAMVKHPTNGLLYVSVPGSAGPPYGNTVVSVDPATGTFGKPILVGSEPNKLAISSDGTTMWVGLDGVSAVQKVDLTTGTLGMQFSLGGGVGTYSYTPVVHAIAVLPGTTNSVAISALASPYLYEDYLTIYDNGVARTNNALLSTVGTMPAIAVDPSQSLLYATSYESGYQVFSYDSTGLHHQAGDSGTAVLDGNYGSALQIDRGRAYLNLGKVLNSADGTLLGTFYSAGTTVAVGPIVSDSAQGKVFILNVPPTYYYGTPVTATIQAFRQSDFTAIANASIPMGGAMVGTKYGGGGSSVTAFNASNGIDTLVRWGSNGLAFRAANGIFSVRSNVVQDLSNTNADLAVAVNTPASATTGTSYTATINVTNNGPSAATAVALSGVLPTNALQVSTSSSVGNCTAVNTLTCSLGNLASGASATITVVLKGTDNGSATIAANVQAGENDPTSSNNSASASTTLSGGTYAAVPRIGAIAPNAAALGSDDVTVTVSGAGFISGSVVNWNGTALNTSVVSSTQLKATVPAASLKTLSWASITVSTPAPGGGLSAALPFTVYNVLKLTANRIAVEPFTGKLYATVNSAATETTGNSLVTVDPVGGTFSTGISIGSQPTKMAFTDSGNYMYVLQTGATSVGRYNLQTKTLDFSFPVSTTDGTSSAGYTPRDLAVVPGSETSLSVDLGSWPGIAMYDVNPTSHTATTRTGTYGQNATGPYTGSSLQFLNSNTMFSFNIDTTGGTLNKFSVASTGLVGSSQQQYTLNSFNSFSLKNGIGYANAGGVANLGLPMPASLGVFLHTASNITASTTSTSSQLTAPDPSLGRSFFALTTAQGSAPTQQTFYAFDQKSYQQTDALTTTVTGSTATSSSITDVDFVRWGQDGLALLQSDGYIVFLRGPFVVPGLMWQNAAATLTSASSNMLTHGSGNVTLTFTGTGFLPGMAVLWNGSYRTTTLVDSTHAAVAIPASDLASAGSATVTAVNPGASASTGLTITIQ
- a CDS encoding ABC transporter permease, giving the protein MIHELFTRLGFLFRRRPANDLDEELRTHMEQSIESKIASGMLPEEARRQAGIEFGSMEAAREQSAGAHPRSWFGVLQQDLRFGLRSLSRDRGFAIVSILILALGIGANVAVFSLVNTILLRPLPFKDPQQLVWLEPAKKAGGLSGSTYSSDAYDDLVAMNRSYDGITGYFAFSSPNNMKLTGNGIPQPITGIGVVPNFLDVLGIKPELGRNFLPGEGKMNAPAVALLSHAFWKTHFQGDPNIVGKAISVDDKPLTIVGVLPQSFDFGATFSPGTRVDVLSPFSLDMGRNWGNIITFIARLKPGVTVQQASSEAAILFPQFYNNKKYPNSKGDYGPTVATPIKEHVAGQIRRSLYMLWGAVAMILLIVCVNLSNLLLGRAATRSKEFSLRFALGASRGRLIRQLLTESALLSFFGALLGIGLAAIIVQWLAHQGSVALPLLSELRIDTSSLLWTLVLAFGATLLFGVMPSLRVTGGDLQSQLKDSGPGTSEGRSHDRLRNTLVVSEIALACVLIISAGLLLRSFLHVMDVDLGYRPTQAAAISVDVPNLKDEPRYAFYRNMLNEVSNIPGIQSVGLSDNLPLARNRTWGAPRIKGVDYKPHELQPTFIYIVTPGYVKTMGMHLRGRDIAWTDNSTSENVAIINEKAARFLFPNGDAIDHKVMQGDKEIRIVGVVSDIHETDVEASSAWQLYLPLTQGWGEDGAELVVRSTLPADTLGATIMQTLRKLNPGQPAMQLRPLQEFVDHSTSPRRFFAILVAAFAGTGLILACLGIYGVISYSVTRKTQEIGIRMALGASRDVVLRGIIGRTLQLAAIGIIVGSIASFIVAQSISAMLYGTQPTDATTFTATLILLLAVALLAGYLPARRASQIDPMAALRTQ